The genomic interval CGCCGGGCCCTCCTCCGCCCACTACGAGATGCTGGGCACCTGCCGCATGGTCTGCGACCCCTACGGAGGGGGCACCAAGGCCCCCAGCACCGCCTCCGCCGCCCCGCCGGACAGGGGCCTCATGCAGTCCCTGCCCACCTTCATCCAGGGGCCCAAGGGAGAGTCCGGGCGCCCGGGGAAGGCCGGCCCCAGAGGGCCCCCCGGGGAGCCGGGTCCTCCGGGCCCCGTGGGTCCTCCGGGGGAAAGGGGCGAGCCGGGCAGGCAAGGCTTGCCTGGTCCCCCGGGGGCTCCGGGCCTCAACGCCGCGGGGGCCATCAGCGCCGCCACCTACAGCACCGTCCCCAAGATCGCCTTCTACGCGGGGCTCAAGCGGCAGCACGAGGGCTACGAGGTGCTCCGCTTCGACGACGTGGTCACCAACCTGGGCAACCACTACGACCCCTCCTCCGGCAAGTTCACCTGCTCCATCCCCGGCATCTACTTCTTCACTTACCACGTCCTCATGCGCGGCGGGGACGGCACCTCCATGTGGGCAGACCTCTGCAAGAACAACCAGGTAcgcaaccacaaccacaacacacacccctccaGATCCCTCAAGGGCTGCATCCGCCTTGGAGGAATAACccactttggcaccgctttaacttctctggctctttgctatggaattctgggagttggagtttgtagctccgctccgctctgggcccacaacaaactccaactcccagaatcccatagcaaaaAGCCAGACAAAGACTTAAAAGAGACAGCCCTGgggccgcaacaaactacaagtcccaggatttctgtaggatacagccatggcagttaaactggtgtcaagctGTTTTATTGCACTTTGAGGGAGCCAGGAAAGAGGGCTGTAGAGTAAGGATGaggttgcaattcccatcatccctgaggCTAGGCAAGGAGAATGGGAATAGTAACCTTATGGTTTCTAAGGCGGCCACACACTAATCTGCAGGTGAAGGGCACGTTGGAGTAAGGAAGCAGCTGGATTGAAAGCAACCCTTTTGTAGACAATACAGTTCCTACTCGGCTCTACTaccccttttaactgccatggcttcttttatggactcctaggatttgtagttttgtagcatGGTgtagtctggagaccagggttcgaatccccacttgccttgggcaagtcacactctctcagcctcagaggatgtctgTGGCAAACatccctccgaacaaatcttgccaagaaaagcccaggatagggtcgccataagacttggaggcacacaacaacaacaacaagggcatTTAGAGTTCTCTGCCAAAGtggctccccaaactacaaatcccaagatgcccTAGGaaacagccagggcagttaaagtagtgagAAAAGGCCATAATTGTGCAAGGAAAGTTAGGCTTGTATCTCTTTCCTTTTGGCAAAGTGTATAAGATTGGGGTGGTACTCCCTAAAAAAGCATATGGCTTccagcagggtgaccaggtgtcctccttttccaggacatgcccacCATtccagctttctgtccaggaggaatttcaaaatgtcctccattctgagcatgactgtGAAGCATGAATGCATATTGCtatgagtgttttcagctgtTAATTgggtcatgccctacattttccctgactgtcctacatttcgtggttcagaggtttgccatggcctggTCAGCGTGGCTTGAGTGGTCTGGACAAcaacgactctggaaaccagggtttgaggCTTGGCCATGGGAGCTCACTGGGtgacacgctctcagcctcagagcatggccatggcaaacctcctctgaagaaacttgccaagaaaactccatgatagggtcacctcagggttgccataagtctgaaacgccTTGAaatcacaccaccaccaccaccaccacaatgcttttggggattttatccttctcttcctcagatgcatggatggTTGGCCCTGATACAGAAACAGGGGATGTTGGGATATAAAGtcttaataaaaacaacaaaacttgcTAGCACAGCAGTGTTTTACGAAACTAGGCCCTCACCTCAGGTCTTCTTGGAAGAAGAAGGCGGGGAAAGGAAGAAGTGGGGAAATTGAGGAAAAATATGGGGGTATTAGAGCTGAGAGGAAGTGTCCCCATAGGGTTCCTTGGCACTGCCTCACAAAATGGTGGGGAAGCTGCTGAGGGAGGAACAAGCAAGCAGGACTCTTGTTCTAACACATAGATAAGAAGCCCCCttcctggccaagtcacactctctcagccgccatggtcctccttttccaggacatttcagccttcctgtccaggaggaatggcaaaaaggccctccattttgagcagcattactaagaagcatggatttatattcctATGAGCATTTTTAGCTTTTCGGGGGTGGGgtgtcatgccctacattttttgaGACTGTCCTACAGTTTGTGCTCAAAGTAGTGAGAAAAAGCTATAAATGTGCAGGGAAAGGGAGGCCTATATCTCCTCACTTTTGCCTGTATGGCAAAAGTTGAACGAGTAAGAGGTGTATATTGGAgatacagtgtatatatatatatatatatagagagagagagagagagagagagagagagagagagagaggtgtattAGAGATACAACATATAAAGTATATAAAGAGTAGATGTGTATATTGGAGtacaatatatatagagagagagagagagagagaaagagagagagtgtgtagaGGTGTATATTggtgatgtgtatgtgtgtatatatatatatatatatagtatataaaatGTAGAGGTATATATTGGAAATACAGTacgtatatagatatataaaaatgGAGGTGTCTATTGGAGAttcatatatgtgtatgtatgtatgtgtgtgtgtatgtgtatacacacattaTATAGTAAATGAAAAGTAGAAGTGTATATTGGAGATTGGGGTGCTACTCCCTAAAAAAAGCATATGGCCTCAAGAAGGGTGGCCAGACGtcttcctttcccaggacatatcctacatgcCCACTTTCTGTCCGGGAGGAACTGCATaagttcctccattttgagcagtacCAAGTAGCATGGATTTATATGTCTGTGAGcgtttttttgctttgctttggtcatgtcctacatttttcttgaatggcctacactttgcggtgccttgtcctcctccttggtgatgaggacatctggtcaccctgccataGAGAgtcatggcaaaccctctttgaatgaaaaggttgccaagaaaatcttgtgagaatttcaccataaattggggacgacttgaaagcacacaacaacaacaacaacaacaacaattattttccTTGCCTTATCCTTGGAATCAGAAACGAGGCATTTGGGGGCCACAATACTCTGGCACTTTACCCTCTAGGTTTGCACTATGGGGTTTGGCCACTCAGGCacttgttggtgttgtgtgccttcaagtcatttccgacttatggcaacccaagggCAAACCTATcgcaggtttttcttggcaagattccttcagaggaggtttgccagtgtctccctctgaggctgagagcatgtcacttgcccaaggtcacccagtggggtttcatggccgagctgggaactgaaccctggtctccattgtGCTGCTCAGGTTGTTGTGCTcagtacaaacaaaaacaagaccaaggtccagaacacactgcagcaataatccagttcgagaccgctttaactgccctggctcagtgctagggaattctgtgaactgtagcttttgtgagatatttaccttcTCTGTTacagagttctggtaccacaacaaactacaattcccaggattccctagcaccaagccatgacagttaaagtggtctcgaactggattatttctgcagggtgtttagaccaaagtgcattatttctgcactattgCCAGCTGAGGGAGCCAGGAAAGAGTGCTTAGGTCTTCTGTAGAGCAAGGATGGGGTGTTGGGTTGCAATCTCCATCGTCCTTAACCTGCCTAAGGCTAGGCAGGGATCATAGGAATAGTAACCTAATGATTTCTAAGGCGGCCACACAACCCACACCAAAATAAAGGCTGTGTTGAAGGAAGTAAGTGGCTAGATTGAAAATAAAGCTGCAACCCTCTGGTCTCTTTTACACAATACAGTTATTGTAcagcacaacaacaactacaatcactttagctgccatggctccttttatggactcctaggatttgcagttttctacagcattcagaattctctgctagaattCTAATTCTTATTCTCacaagtgcatctacactgtagaaataatgcagtttgacaccactttaagtgttgtggctccatcctatggaatcctggggtttctagttttaaggtccttagccttctctgccagagctctggtgcctcatgaaactacaaatcccaggattctgtaggattgctctatggcagttaaaagtggtaacCAAAAAAGCCTTTCTACAAGTggttggttcccaaacttggcttctccatctgctttgggcttcaattcccagcatgggccgctgtcaggaattctgggggctgaagtccagaatatttggagggccaaagtttggcaaTTACTGAAAGGAAAATTGTGGGGAGGTTTTGTCAAAATCACTTATGGTGAGAAAGTCCTTCAAGAGGGcaaagaaaagtgggaagctgggtgaggaggaaaaatggaagaacaGCTCCCACCTGACTAGAAAGTCTGGTTTTTAAACTCAGCCCCTAAACTTGGGGTttggaacaacaaaaaagttaatattttaaaCTCTGGGGGACTTTGAGGTGACATTTTTACACACACTTGCTAGTTGTACAGACTGGGGCTTGCTTTCGGGGAGAGACATAGCAATGTATGTGGGCCCTGAAGCCTAGGCTTGTCTGTTACACAGAAGTGGGGACTACTGGGTTGCCCTCCAGAGAGCATCCCAAGGCAGGGTTACCATCTtaaaccacaaaggaggacaaggcaccataaaatgtagggcattcaagggaAAAAATGGAGGCCCTcaacaaacaaaagctaaaaacactcctagaaatatcaATTCATGTTGcttagtcgtgctcaaaatggaggtcattttggaattctttctggacagaaggttgaaatgtaggacgcatcctgcaaaaaaggagggtgtctggtcatCCAAGGGCTTGAAAAGAGAAGCTGGAGGAATCATCTTGGCCTTTTTGGAGAACTTATACTGAGAGAAATTGGCAGCAGCAGAGTTGTTAGtggtgctgctgtgtgccttcaagtcatttccaagttatggcaaccctaaggtcacaGGGTTTCcatagcaagtttcttcagagcagggttgccatttctatcctctgaggctgagaaggcgtgacatgcccaaggtgacccagtgaggtttccatggtcaaggaTTTGatccctgctctccaaagtccaatgctcaaagcgctacaccatgttggcttgaTGGTTGTTAGTGTTTCCCCTTTAATTTGCTGTTCCACacattactgtgtccagtttgaAAGGGAAGAGGATTGAGCAGCAAGAGACTGTTTCAGCAAAATAAAAAGATTTAAGTGGAGATGTTGGGGTGGGCTCCAATAAGAAATATTGGGGAGGCTTTGGGTAGGGGCATATAATGTGGTAATAGCCTAACAACGCAACCTCAGCCTCCTCACCACCACGACTGCTAACCTGTGAAGTTAGATACCATCTCTTGTGCCCCACTGTATATCACAGAGGACTGAACAAACATCCATATGGATTGTGTTACAGTACAACCCATGCACACCTATCTAGAGGAAAGCCCCACTGTATACTAGTGGCCTGATTTCTGACAATTACACATACATTTTGTTACAAGTGTATTGGCACTAATCTGTAACTGGCTCATTTTTATACTCTTGGCATACTACTAACCTATCCtctcattgcatttttttttaaaatcccagcagggtatgtttttatgttaactttatattattaaattaaaaatagatgattttaattgttttttttttaaaaaacactgtgaCATTTTTGCGATCCTTTTATCTTGTAAGCCAGTTTAGTTCCCTTCCTTGGAGAGAGCtggcacagaaataaaataaaataaatgcatctcTAGCAACCCTTCCCCTCTTTTTACCTCCTATAACAATCCTTTGTGTGCCAACATTGTTGGTCTTTTTGCGTTCTTCCAAATTATTGGCAAATAAATCCAAATCCAGACAAACCAGCAGAAACCTTGGTCCCTTATACCCCTTCACCCACCCCGTGTTTCCATAAGGTTAACATTGAAGACCATGAGAGCCTAGTGGGACATAGGAACAATCAATTCCAATTAGTCAACATAGCGTTACAGTGTGTCTGTGTTACAGAGAGAGCCTAGTGCGTCTATATAATTGTTAGCATTCGTTATAATTACTTTTGTCAGTGTAAGCAAGTTTGATAATTCCGTGgagtaagaaggaaaaaaaccctgtGTTTAGGTGAGCTCTGGTGTTGCAAAATCACAGGAAAATGCTTTGTGAATAAAAATATAGCATAACAAACATTATGGACACATACACTGTCAGATGTATTTAATTCCACAAAAGTGGGATTAAAAAGTAGTATGATCAGCCTGTGTTATTTGTTGAAAGATTAGAAGCCAAATATGTGTAATAGCCTTTCCAGTCTTTTTCAGACAGTACTACAGAGTTGTACAATTCTTAGAAAATATTTATGCCAATAGTGTGCCAGCTGCTCTACAGAAAGCATAAGTGGTACTGTTTTTCTTTCCCCGAAAGCTCAATGCTCGCTGCTTTCAAGTTTGCAGAAACACCCCAGAATATTAGAGACCCACTCTGCCTTTACTATTTGCTTACTAGGTAGTTTTGTTGCATTCTACCAAGATTTCACaaaagctggtgtgtgtgtgtgtgtgagattttGTGTCTGTGCAAAGCATGTGAGAttgaagggattttttttcctgaaaggaGGAATAATGAAGCTGAAATTGCTGAGCAGAGGTACTGGGGAATACCAGTGTACCGTAACCAGATGAGAGCCCTTTCAGTCACTTCAGCTTTGTGTTGAAAGCAGGATCACAGATGGGAGCATCAGAGGCTGGTAAATTAATCTGATATGCCACTTAACCTTTTGTTTATGGTTTCTCACACGTGCTGCAAAAATGAAATTATGAGGACTTCAGCAGTAATTAATCAAATTAGCAAATGCCTCTACCAGAAATACGGGCTTTAAATCTCAGATCACATCACTAAATATTAAACACAGGGCAGTCCATTGTCATGTCTCACACGTACGTCTGCCCCCTCAAaacttttttccccctcaaaaaatTTGGTTATTAAAAAGCATCATTTCTTCTTATCCTTgatggaaataaaaatagaatacagtACATTGCATGTGAACATATTTTTATGgtcataaatattaaaataagccTGAAGAATGACTTAAGTACATAATCCCAGACATTTATAAATTGCTTAATATAGGCACTATACAAACGGAACGGACAAATATTGATCATGCAGTAGAGAACTCGGTTTGTATTCATGCAGTTATAAGAAATCCttaagcaattttttttaatgaaattagTGAGAAGTTTGATGCATGTATGTGAGGAAGGGGGAGATTTGGTCTTGTAATGTTGAGAGACTATACACTTTCAGAGTTTTATGTACAGAATATTGGGGTCTCTGGATAAATTTTAAGAGAGCAAAATATTACAGATTCAGCCCTGTGCTGTAGAAAAACATTATTAGTGCTGTAAGTGTATACAACTtgcattgggggggggatttcatcCAAGAGCAACTTATATTGAATATTTCAAGGACTCCCATGTAACACATTGTCTTCCTTAATAGTTACTTTAAATATAGAAGTGCTGACACTATAACGTAATTGTTTTCTTCACACTTTTAATGTCCTCTTTATACCACTGTAGCCCAGTGAAATGAACAATCACGAAACTTATGTAAGGCACACcacaattgttttaattttgagacacctTTAACATGGACATCAATGCACTTAGGAGTCTTCTGAGACTGCCCTTATAGCCTTCAAAAAGAAATTACATTggttaccaacaacaacaacaaaagaggcaGAGGGACCATAAAGGTAGCACACGGAGTATAGAACTGAGGTTAATACAGACACCAGCCATTGNNNNNNNNNNTAGCCGCACACAAAATGACTGCAATCTGCAAAGTATTTTTAGGAGCTCAATCAATAAATCTCTCAATTCTTTTTAGTGCAGACAATGTCCATTACTGTGAAGTGTGCCCACTGTCTTTATATAATGATATATGAAGTACGTTTAATGCTAAAGCCAGTAGCACACTAGAGTTCATGGCACTTTATGGCTGAAACTGGGGTGGGGCAATTCATAGTGACAAAAATGTTATAGCCGCACACAAAATGACTGCAATCTGCAAAGTATTTTTAGGAGCTCAATCAATAAATCTCTCAATTCTTTTTAGTGCAGACAATGTCCATTACTGTGAAGTGTGCCCACTGTCTTTATATAATGATATATGAAGTACGTTTAATGCTAAAGCCAGTAGCACACTAGAGTTCATGGCACTTTATGGCTGAAACTGGGGTGGGGCAATTCATAGTgacaaaaatgttatataaattcAGTATGTACCATTTAAATATAGCTTGAATAGAATTTGAGCAATAATTTAAGCAGTTGGATTTAATCAAATGCTAACATCAATTCACTTCAACTCATGCTGTAATAATCATTCGAATAATCCTTTTTCTTTACTGTTTGTAGTATCAGTAATGATCTTAGAGCAAGATAGTTCCTAGGGATGAATATTTCTGCTGTTAATAGTCTGAGGCAATCAACTCCTCCCAGATGCTCATTAATCCTTAGGAAATACACTGTTTGATAGTTATTGCTTAaagagtggtcaagatggatcATTTCAATAAACAGTGCAATGTTTTTTGAAGCAGTGACTCCAAAGCAATACTGCTAAGGGTATTATTATACAGTATGTCAGCTTAAATTAGAACATTTGTTAAGCAATTACAAATCTTTTAAGCCTTTCTGAACCTTGCTATatgaggcagaagaagaggttTTTCCTGCTTCTGTGATTTCTAAGCTTCATAATACCCTATGAGATCTAGCATGGTGAAAAGTGTTATCCATTGTTAACATTTCTGTATTAATGTGGGATCATATCACATGAAAATTTAATTTGAAAACCTATCATTTATACTTTTGAGAGGCATGCATGGACATTTTTGACTTATTGTACTTTTCCAGttccaaaaagaaaggcaaaaaatCCCACAGATGTATGCCAAGTCATACATTATTTCTTAGTTCAGGTTTGCGGAACCACTATAACAGCTATGTATGTGCCAGAATAAGAATAGACAACAAAGCAGATGACGCATTGTAATAATATAAATTGTATACAATAACAGGTTAAATATTTTGTCTCTGTAAAAGATCTGTAACATCATATTGTATTAAACAGAATTGTATGCAATTCTAGTTCGACTGCATGCTGGACTGAGATCAAGTTTGTAGTCTACTCCAAAGGATAAGTTCACTAATTAGATTAAATTCAATGTGGCAAACTTTAAACAACAAGCAAAACCTTAAACTTTAGGACTTCTAAAGCACAGTGTATGACTAAGAACTCAAgattttaaatgtaataataCACAGATCAGAAGTGATAATATCTATTTATTTCCAATATTAATGTAATGAATAATTCAGTGAGCATGGCAGTTATTTTGGGCCTTGTTCACATGGCTTTATTCTGCTGCATACCTCTATTTAAATTCCACTTCATGTAGGTTATAAAGTTCATTGATTCAAAAGTGAAAGGCATCAGGGGATTGTTTTATCATATGCTTATCTGCTTTCCACACTTCTATAATCATCTCATATTCTTTCACTTGGAGCAGGCAGATTCTTATCCTGAACTAACAGGAGTCAAGTGCAATATTATATATGCTTTTCTGAATCTGGATTGAGATCAAGATTGTGGCCAGGTTCTAAATAACACTCCATGCCAACATCCCTTCTTAGATTCATGCTGTTTGCTTCTGCTACCCCAACGAGCTGTTTACCTGTTCTTTGTCCAGTTTCCCATGGCTTATCACAAGCTACTTTTGAAAATGCCCCTTCgtttcaaaagcagttttcaTGAGTTATAGGAACTTCAGTACAAGGGGGTTAAATGTGAAGTCCTCCTGGTTGCATGGAACCAGGTTCACAGTTCCAGTTGTCTTGGACCAAATCTAGAGTGCCATTTGGTTGAGTGGTTAGTGATAGATTTCAGAGtactgggtttgaatccctgctcagcattATATctcactgggagactttggggcTAATGGAAGAATGGGAAACATGTACTCTGATgccattggactgcaactcctaggatTCTTCACCGTTGGCAGGCCAGGGCtgctggagttgcagtccaacatctgcaAGGCCACATGAATCCCATATGTCGCCAatgtatgaaaataaaatgaagtagTCTTCCTAACCCACATAAACCATCCTGAGAGAAAGTGGGATATGAATGTGAGAGTCATACATGTGTCCTTAttgagagagatcttgttgcacctttgaaactacaagatctttctatatacttaatctacagactaacacgtcATGTTATTAGTGAGAAAAGTTGAATACATGTGTCATGTTATTAATGGAAAGGGTGGGTTTCTTTTAGTGTGTGTTTAGTGGGGTTGCAGGCATATGTTGGGGTATTGAGGAAGTAGGTTTATGTTGTTCTTGCAAATGACCTAACAGTTGGCGGCTTAAATCCAAAGAGTTTCCAAATGTTGAGATACATTGATGgtacaaatttttttaaaaatccaaaaatgtacTCCTAAAAGACATTAGAACATGCTACTAACCCTGTAATTTCATTCTACAGGAATAGGGAGTACCAGTGTTGTAACCCAAgtattttttaatttgctttctttAGGTGCGAGCTAGTGCAATAGCGCAGGATGCAGATCAAAATTATGATTACGCCAGTAACAGTGTCGTTCTACATTTGGAGCCAGGAGATGAAGTCTACATAAAATTAGATGGAGGAAAAGCACATGGtggaaacaacaataaatacagcaCATTTTCTGGATTTATAATTTATGCTGACTGATAGAATCAAAAACTAAATCACATTCTTCTAAGTGGTGGATTCATATGgcaaaaatcaatgaatcaagAATCCCAGAGGATACTGGCCATGGACATCTCAATAATGGGGCCAAATGCTACCTGCCTCACATCTGTACAACCCagagtgtgttttaaaaatatagagcAAGTTAAGCAGATGTGTGATCTACTATCACCAAAGCAAAATACTCCCTGTTGTTAGTGTCCATGTGAAGTTCTATTTAAATTACAACTTttatagagaaaaagagagagagagaagtctttAAGGCACTGAATAATTTCTTCAGCATATATGATACCTTTGGTGTGCTATGATCTTGATGCTTTATCCATCCATCAGCTTTGGTACTTGTGACTTACCAGCTAACTATGGGCTAACTATGATGCGTGTGGAGCCAACTCATAACGTGTGGTGAGGAATGGTTTTATAATAAAAAGATGTAACTAAATTCTGATTATTTCCTCATAAAGGCCAATTTGCCTAGCCCTTACATTCCTTCACTACCTAGGAATAG from Sceloporus undulatus isolate JIND9_A2432 ecotype Alabama chromosome 6, SceUnd_v1.1, whole genome shotgun sequence carries:
- the C1QL3 gene encoding complement C1q-like protein 3; this translates as MVLLLVILIPVLVSSAGPSSAHYEMLGTCRMVCDPYGGGTKAPSTASAAPPDRGLMQSLPTFIQGPKGESGRPGKAGPRGPPGEPGPPGPVGPPGERGEPGRQGLPGPPGAPGLNAAGAISAATYSTVPKIAFYAGLKRQHEGYEVLRFDDVVTNLGNHYDPSSGKFTCSIPGIYFFTYHVLMRGGDGTSMWADLCKNNQVRASAIAQDADQNYDYASNSVVLHLEPGDEVYIKLDGGKAHGGNNNKYSTFSGFIIYAD